A genomic segment from Thermostichus lividus PCC 6715 encodes:
- a CDS encoding GUN4 domain-containing protein: protein MVATNTALANLRTQLYSGNEKQQLAALNTLSTVGVEGYPLLQEFLQASTTLDPVPPLWIRGQTYRLLVQAEDAGVKAFLSQHYPAGVLPLLSERQIDYRPLAERLVHLEFEAADRLTSQTLCVLAGAAAQKRGWLYFTEVEQLPVTDLQTIDQLWLAFSLGRFGYSVQRQLWLGCGQNWDRLWEKIGWRNGKKWPRYPSEFIWDLSAPRGHLPLTNQLRGVQLINALLNHPAWQYSP from the coding sequence ATGGTAGCCACGAATACAGCCTTAGCCAATTTACGCACACAGTTGTACAGCGGCAACGAGAAGCAACAGCTCGCCGCTTTGAACACTTTAAGTACCGTTGGTGTTGAGGGCTACCCATTGCTGCAAGAATTTTTACAAGCCAGCACAACCCTAGACCCCGTCCCCCCGCTTTGGATTCGTGGTCAAACCTATCGCCTGCTGGTGCAGGCAGAGGATGCAGGTGTCAAAGCGTTTTTAAGTCAGCACTATCCTGCGGGAGTGCTGCCCCTCCTGTCAGAGCGGCAGATAGATTATCGTCCGCTAGCCGAGCGACTGGTGCACCTAGAGTTTGAAGCCGCCGATCGCCTCACTAGCCAAACCCTATGCGTACTCGCGGGGGCAGCAGCACAAAAGCGTGGTTGGCTGTACTTTACAGAAGTAGAGCAACTGCCCGTCACCGACTTGCAAACTATTGATCAGTTATGGCTGGCCTTTTCCTTGGGGCGGTTTGGCTATTCCGTGCAGCGGCAACTCTGGCTGGGCTGTGGTCAAAACTGGGATCGGCTTTGGGAAAAAATTGGCTGGCGTAATGGCAAAAAGTGGCCGCGCTACCCCAGCGAATTTATCTGGGACTTGAGTGCCCCCCGCGGACACTTACCCCTGACGAATCAACTGCGAGGGGTACAGCTTATTAATGCTCTCCTGAATCACCCCGCATGGCAGTACTCCCCTTGA
- the rfaE2 gene encoding D-glycero-beta-D-manno-heptose 1-phosphate adenylyltransferase: MREIEAAPEDWRPLVFTNGCFDLLHAGHVRYLKAARALGRRLVVGLNSDRSVAALKPNRPIIAEQQRAEVLAGLRSVDAVVVFGDRTAIPLIEVLQPEIYVKGGDYELETLPEAETVLRYGGRIELIMVEVPSSTTAIVQRILQLQGEDSRGAW; encoded by the coding sequence GTGCGGGAGATTGAGGCAGCGCCGGAGGACTGGCGACCCCTCGTTTTTACCAATGGCTGTTTTGATTTACTCCATGCCGGTCATGTTCGTTACCTCAAGGCAGCGCGGGCACTGGGGCGGCGGTTAGTGGTTGGCCTCAACAGCGATCGCTCGGTGGCTGCCTTAAAACCAAACCGACCAATTATTGCCGAACAACAGCGGGCAGAGGTACTGGCTGGTTTACGATCAGTAGATGCAGTGGTCGTGTTTGGCGATCGCACCGCCATTCCTCTGATTGAAGTGCTCCAGCCGGAGATCTACGTCAAGGGGGGAGACTATGAACTGGAGACCCTACCGGAAGCTGAAACGGTGCTCCGCTATGGCGGCCGCATTGAGTTAATCATGGTGGAAGTACCCAGTTCAACAACGGCGATTGTACAGCGCATTCTACAGTTGCAAGGGGAGGACTCAAGGGGGGCATGGTAG
- a CDS encoding branched-chain amino acid ABC transporter permease, with product MDIQLIQLLVNGLAVGSIIALAAVGLTLTFGILRLPNFAHGDFMTAGAYLTLVANLMGLDIWLSMLVGALGTAGLMLMSEKLLWSPMRDRRTTSTTLIIMSIGLSFFLRNAVILIWGSENQTYRLPVMPALDIFGIKIIYSKIIVMILAVVAMAGVHFLLQRTKVGKAMRAVADDLDLARVSGIDVEWVVLCTWLLAGTLTGVAGGLYGLITAVRPTMGWFLILPLFASVILGGIGNPYGAIAGALIIGVAQEMSTLVIPAEYKLAVAMVMMMAVLLVRPQGLFRGTL from the coding sequence ATGGATATTCAACTCATTCAACTACTGGTTAACGGTTTGGCGGTGGGGAGTATTATTGCCCTCGCAGCGGTGGGACTCACCCTCACCTTTGGGATTTTACGGCTGCCGAACTTTGCCCACGGCGATTTTATGACGGCAGGTGCCTACCTAACCTTGGTTGCCAATTTAATGGGGTTAGACATTTGGCTATCGATGCTGGTTGGTGCGTTGGGCACAGCAGGGCTGATGCTGATGAGTGAAAAACTGCTCTGGTCGCCGATGCGCGATCGCCGCACCACTTCAACCACGCTGATCATTATGTCCATTGGTCTGTCGTTTTTCCTGCGCAATGCAGTGATCCTCATCTGGGGGAGCGAAAACCAAACCTATCGCTTACCGGTGATGCCTGCTCTTGATATTTTTGGCATCAAAATTATTTACTCGAAAATTATTGTCATGATCTTGGCGGTTGTGGCCATGGCTGGGGTGCATTTTTTACTGCAGCGCACGAAAGTCGGGAAGGCTATGCGGGCAGTGGCGGATGATCTCGACTTAGCCCGGGTCTCTGGGATTGATGTGGAGTGGGTGGTGCTGTGCACATGGCTGTTGGCAGGAACGCTGACGGGGGTTGCCGGGGGGCTGTACGGCTTAATTACGGCGGTACGTCCGACGATGGGCTGGTTTTTGATTTTGCCCCTGTTTGCCAGCGTGATTTTGGGGGGGATTGGCAACCCCTACGGGGCGATCGCCGGTGCCCTGATCATTGGGGTGGCGCAGGAGATGAGTACCCTCGTTATTCCGGCAGAGTATAAATTAGCGGTGGCGATGGTGATGATGATGGCTGTCCTATTAGTGCGCCCCCAAGGACTCTTTCGCGGCACGCTCTGA
- a CDS encoding M48 family metallopeptidase: MPAAAYRGLTADQFRHPRDRQATAALKHLPGLDVLVRTILGSLAEQAFYLENIGSSLRISEQQLPDLYALHTEACRCLDIDPPHLYLKQHSIPNAYTFAMRGKQPFVVLHTALVELLTPAELQAVLAHELGHLKCEHGVYLTIANLLLLATSQLSPWGLLLAQGLQTQLFQWLRCAELSCDRAALLVTQDARVVASVLMKLCGGSPQWSDRLNLDAFIAQAQQYDSADQGWHTLFKELQASQLTHPLPVLRAREILDWAESQQYYQLRQAFQ; the protein is encoded by the coding sequence ATGCCTGCTGCAGCTTACCGGGGGCTAACCGCCGATCAGTTTCGCCACCCTCGCGATCGCCAAGCCACCGCTGCCCTCAAGCACCTTCCGGGCCTAGATGTGCTGGTGCGCACGATCCTTGGCTCCCTTGCCGAGCAAGCATTTTACCTCGAAAACATTGGTAGCAGCCTCCGCATCAGCGAGCAGCAGCTTCCAGACCTCTATGCATTGCACACCGAGGCCTGCCGCTGTTTAGATATTGACCCGCCGCATCTATACCTAAAGCAGCACAGCATCCCCAATGCCTACACCTTTGCCATGCGCGGCAAACAACCGTTTGTGGTGCTCCATACTGCGTTAGTCGAACTCTTGACACCAGCAGAGCTACAAGCTGTGCTCGCCCACGAACTGGGGCACTTAAAGTGTGAGCATGGAGTTTACCTAACCATTGCCAACCTTTTACTTTTAGCGACCAGTCAACTCTCGCCTTGGGGACTACTCTTGGCGCAGGGGCTCCAAACCCAACTGTTTCAATGGCTGCGCTGTGCAGAACTCAGCTGCGATCGCGCGGCTTTGCTGGTCACTCAAGATGCGCGTGTTGTGGCCTCTGTGCTGATGAAATTGTGTGGCGGCTCTCCCCAGTGGAGCGATCGCCTCAACTTGGATGCCTTTATTGCCCAAGCGCAGCAGTACGATAGCGCCGATCAAGGCTGGCACACCCTGTTCAAGGAGTTACAAGCCAGCCAACTCACGCACCCCTTACCGGTGTTACGCGCCCGCGAAATCTTGGACTGGGCAGAGAGTCAACAATATTATCAATTGCGGCAAGCCTTCCAGTAG
- a CDS encoding adenylate/guanylate cyclase domain-containing protein, which translates to MDADLAFNLPDQKLLETLTPQQLVAIIFRQQQIIAHLRHAVSQLPHGPELIHPEIPPPTEPHLALVTDETMCYFPLTGGTCWTIGRSEENAIVLADRWMSRTHAMIQRMGQGEFYLIDLGSRNGTFVNGRRVSIPMPLHNGDRITFGQTELDFFNEPLPPLFSDSAILSLPQPEGSATALLHVRRLLTVLVVDIRDFTQLTRQLNEELLSEVIGTWFHRAGEIIRQYGSWVDKYIGDAVMAVWIHESEEIGYREICYTLSALEDLRSMTGELHQQYPLPAPLRIGAGLNTGYAMVGNTGSGDRPDYTALGDTVNAAFRLESATKTIQADIAMGATTYHYLVGGCPAAVPFRPQVLSLKGYETPVPAYIGTFADLHSFLEKALKSSDTLH; encoded by the coding sequence ATGGATGCTGACCTTGCGTTTAACTTACCGGATCAGAAACTTCTGGAGACCTTGACCCCCCAGCAACTGGTGGCCATTATTTTTCGACAACAGCAGATCATTGCCCATCTCCGTCACGCGGTATCTCAACTGCCCCACGGGCCAGAGCTGATCCATCCTGAAATACCCCCCCCCACAGAACCCCACTTGGCTCTGGTGACGGATGAAACAATGTGCTATTTTCCGTTGACTGGTGGGACGTGCTGGACGATTGGCCGTAGTGAAGAGAATGCCATTGTTCTTGCCGATCGCTGGATGTCGCGTACCCACGCCATGATTCAACGGATGGGGCAGGGGGAGTTTTATTTAATTGACCTAGGCAGCCGTAACGGCACATTTGTCAATGGCCGCCGGGTGAGTATTCCAATGCCGCTGCATAATGGCGATCGCATCACCTTTGGCCAAACAGAACTGGATTTTTTTAATGAGCCGCTGCCGCCGCTGTTTAGTGATAGTGCCATCCTGAGCTTACCGCAGCCAGAAGGCTCGGCTACAGCACTCCTACACGTCCGGCGACTGTTGACCGTGTTGGTGGTCGATATTCGCGATTTTACCCAATTAACGCGGCAGCTCAATGAAGAACTGCTCTCAGAAGTCATTGGCACATGGTTTCACCGAGCAGGGGAAATCATTCGTCAGTACGGTAGTTGGGTCGATAAATACATTGGTGATGCGGTGATGGCTGTTTGGATTCATGAAAGTGAGGAAATTGGCTATCGCGAAATTTGCTATACCCTGTCTGCCCTTGAAGACCTACGATCAATGACAGGGGAGTTGCATCAGCAGTATCCCCTACCTGCCCCCCTACGGATAGGGGCGGGGCTGAATACAGGCTATGCCATGGTGGGCAATACTGGCAGTGGCGATCGCCCCGACTACACCGCCTTAGGCGATACCGTAAACGCTGCCTTTCGGCTTGAGAGTGCCACCAAAACCATCCAAGCCGATATTGCCATGGGAGCCACCACCTACCATTACCTCGTGGGAGGATGCCCTGCGGCTGTACCCTTCCGTCCCCAAGTTCTGAGCCTCAAAGGCTATGAAACACCAGTGCCTGCCTACATTGGCACCTTTGCTGATTTACACAGCTTCTTAGAAAAAGCTCTAAAAAGTAGTGACACTCTTCACTAG
- a CDS encoding CHASE2 domain-containing protein — protein MTRSWPKWLPLPALVTTFGVAALVIGVRQLGLLQQTELNFYDLYVRSRPAPDPDPRILTVLITEQDIQAQKTWPLPDATITDLLTRLNAASPRAIGLDIFRDIPQPPGHDQIRKILSLNPRIIPVCKSAGETADQPEVPPPPSIPTDQVPERVGFADIPLDNDGVIRRNLFVINNENAQRCTTPFSFALMLALRYIEQEPDQKIDLNNDGLTLNNVHFAPLTRDAGGYVGVDDRGMQTLLKYRSGSNVSRTVSLMDVLTGRVSDDLIRDRVVLIGVSAPSIKDIFLTPYSGSDAVTQQMPGVVVHAQMVSQFLSAALDDDAPIWYWPLPFVLGWIILWAGVGSVLGWWLRQPLWLAAAVAGGGLALVGGSFAIFVVGNGWIPVVPPLIALMLSSVGMVGYVGYHAQQEQKSFQEKVKEQEKALALMRSLMAENTAALNQALQQPTEITGKPRSLLGGRYKIQRVLGAGGFGRTYLAQDTQRPGNPICVVKHLRPGRNDERFMQVARRLFNTEAEILEKLGRHDQIPLLLAYVEENQEFYLVQEFIEGRSLSEEVKQKHSEAEALKLLREMLEVLSFVHSHYVIHRDIKPDNIIRRAADGRLVLIDFGAVKQMQPQEIQKTQGSTVVIGTMGYAPPEQLSGQPTLSSDIYAVGMIVLQALTGIKPRDLPRDPRTGEVDWQSCVTVSDAFAAILNKMVKFNFSDRYESAKDALQEVQSLSSAMAV, from the coding sequence GTGACCCGTTCATGGCCCAAGTGGCTGCCCCTGCCAGCCCTTGTCACAACATTCGGTGTTGCTGCCCTTGTGATTGGGGTGCGACAGTTGGGACTGCTGCAACAAACAGAACTGAATTTCTACGATCTCTACGTGCGATCGCGCCCAGCCCCAGATCCGGATCCGCGCATTCTCACGGTGCTAATCACAGAGCAGGATATCCAAGCCCAAAAAACATGGCCGCTACCGGATGCCACCATTACCGATCTATTAACCCGCCTGAATGCCGCTAGCCCGCGAGCTATTGGCTTGGATATTTTTCGGGATATTCCCCAACCACCCGGTCACGACCAAATTCGTAAGATTCTCAGCCTCAACCCACGCATTATCCCCGTCTGCAAATCCGCTGGCGAAACCGCCGATCAACCAGAAGTTCCCCCACCCCCCAGTATTCCCACGGATCAGGTGCCTGAGCGGGTAGGGTTTGCCGATATTCCCCTCGACAATGATGGCGTGATCCGGCGCAACCTGTTTGTCATCAATAATGAAAATGCCCAGCGGTGTACAACCCCCTTCTCCTTTGCCCTGATGCTGGCACTGCGCTACATCGAGCAAGAACCGGATCAAAAAATTGATCTAAACAATGACGGCCTCACCCTGAACAATGTCCACTTTGCACCCCTCACCCGGGATGCGGGGGGGTATGTTGGGGTGGATGATCGGGGTATGCAAACCCTGCTAAAGTATCGCTCCGGCAGTAATGTCAGTCGCACCGTCTCATTAATGGATGTGCTGACCGGCCGGGTGAGCGATGATTTGATTCGGGATCGCGTTGTTTTAATTGGGGTGTCTGCCCCCAGTATCAAGGATATATTCCTGACCCCCTACAGCGGCAGCGATGCCGTCACCCAGCAAATGCCCGGGGTCGTGGTTCATGCGCAGATGGTGAGTCAGTTTCTCAGCGCGGCTCTGGATGACGACGCACCCATCTGGTACTGGCCTTTGCCCTTTGTGTTGGGTTGGATTATTCTGTGGGCGGGGGTTGGCAGTGTGTTGGGGTGGTGGTTGCGTCAACCGCTGTGGCTAGCAGCGGCGGTGGCAGGCGGTGGTCTCGCTTTGGTGGGGGGGAGTTTTGCGATTTTTGTTGTTGGTAATGGCTGGATTCCGGTGGTGCCGCCACTCATTGCCCTGATGCTCAGCAGTGTGGGGATGGTGGGCTACGTAGGGTATCACGCCCAGCAGGAGCAAAAATCGTTTCAGGAAAAAGTTAAAGAGCAGGAAAAGGCGCTGGCGCTGATGCGCTCCTTGATGGCGGAAAACACGGCTGCCCTGAATCAAGCCCTGCAACAACCCACGGAAATTACGGGCAAGCCCCGCTCACTCTTAGGAGGACGCTACAAAATCCAAAGAGTCTTGGGGGCTGGTGGGTTTGGCCGTACCTATTTGGCTCAGGATACCCAGCGTCCCGGCAACCCCATTTGCGTTGTCAAGCACCTGCGCCCTGGCCGCAATGATGAACGTTTTATGCAGGTGGCACGGCGATTATTTAATACGGAAGCGGAAATCCTCGAAAAGTTGGGTCGCCATGACCAAATTCCTTTGCTGTTGGCCTACGTCGAAGAAAATCAAGAATTTTATCTCGTCCAAGAATTTATTGAGGGTCGCTCCCTCAGTGAGGAAGTCAAACAAAAGCACAGCGAAGCTGAGGCGCTTAAACTGCTGCGAGAAATGCTAGAGGTGTTGAGTTTTGTCCATAGCCATTATGTGATTCACCGCGATATTAAACCCGACAATATAATTCGTCGTGCTGCCGATGGCCGTTTGGTGCTAATTGACTTTGGCGCAGTGAAGCAAATGCAGCCTCAAGAAATTCAGAAAACCCAAGGAAGCACCGTCGTCATTGGTACGATGGGCTACGCACCCCCAGAGCAACTCTCAGGACAACCCACCCTCAGCAGTGATATTTATGCCGTGGGGATGATTGTGTTGCAAGCGCTGACCGGCATTAAACCCCGAGATCTACCTCGAGATCCCCGAACAGGTGAGGTGGATTGGCAGTCCTGTGTGACGGTGAGCGATGCGTTTGCGGCGATACTCAACAAAATGGTGAAATTTAACTTCAGCGATCGCTATGAGTCTGCAAAGGACGCACTACAGGAGGTACAATCGCTCAGTAGTGCTATGGCAGTGTAG
- the pruA gene encoding L-glutamate gamma-semialdehyde dehydrogenase: MFGSRLPPLSPWENRSTFPHYYDGIAPLSIYEASTSAIARQLLSASHESRNFFSQLRDQMRIEDKLLGWAMEHPRLRVQLFRLIDCLPSLKSKAEVARHLQEYLSDPSVELPEGLKKLLNFAQPDSLPAQAAATTFTTAVQALAHKYIAGENTEQVLKTIGRLRKQGMAVTMDILGEAVITESEAAAYCDRYLDLMTQLSPLASKEGTNPVQVSVKLTAFYSQFDPLDVQGCRAKVGEPIRRLLHRAKELGVGVHFDMEQYAYKDITLAILKDILLEPEFRDRADVGITLQAYLRDSYNDAQDLVRWAQQRGTPVTVRLVKGAYWDQELIKAVQHQWPLPVYQHKVDTDANYERVLEYLLSHYIVVRTAVASHNVRSQARAIAIAQHHHLPASAMECQVLYGMADKLARALVEAGQTVRVYCPYGDLIPGMAYLIRRLLENTANSSFLRQQLATTEIEDLLAPPLPTADFSATNVYVHTGKTSTFVNAANTDYAVASLRHRIEAALDNVHRQLGQTYSPIIGGERVNTLEYSDSRNPSHPQEIVGRVGVATIEDAEHAIRAAKAAQKQWQHTPVSERAAILRRAADLLEAQRHELVAWMCYEVGKVVAEGDAEVSEAVDFCRYYADEMERLSGGYDRNFPGETNHYHYQGRGIAVVISPWNFPLAIPTGMTVAALVTGNCTILKPADPAAVVAAKLAEILIAAGFPAGVFQFLPGRGAVVGPYLTQHPDVHLIAFTGSQEVGCRIIAEAARLQRGQTHIKRVIAEMGGKNAIIVDESADLDQAVAGVVHSAFGYSGQKCSACSRVIVLEAIYQPFVQRLIEATKSLNAGSAHWPSTRVGPVITAAARDRIQEYIVKGQQEADLAFSGTVPEEGYFVPPTIFTNVPPTATIAQEEIFGPVLAVLRAETFDQALEIANTTAYALTGGLYSRTPSHIQAAKDQFAVGNLYINRGITGAIVDRHPFGGFKLSGIGSKAGGRDYLLQFLEPRVITENVQRQGFAPIAGVDD, encoded by the coding sequence ATGTTTGGAAGTCGTTTGCCACCCCTATCTCCATGGGAAAATAGAAGTACCTTTCCTCACTACTACGACGGTATTGCACCCTTGAGTATTTACGAAGCATCCACGAGCGCGATCGCTCGCCAACTCCTCAGCGCCAGCCACGAGTCCCGCAACTTTTTTAGCCAACTGCGCGATCAGATGCGCATCGAAGACAAGCTCCTAGGCTGGGCCATGGAGCATCCTAGATTGCGGGTACAACTCTTTCGCCTTATTGACTGCCTCCCTAGCCTCAAGAGCAAAGCCGAGGTGGCGCGGCATTTACAAGAATACCTCAGTGATCCCAGTGTCGAACTGCCAGAAGGGCTGAAAAAACTGTTGAACTTTGCTCAACCGGACTCCCTGCCTGCCCAAGCGGCAGCCACAACCTTCACCACCGCCGTGCAAGCCCTTGCCCACAAGTACATTGCCGGTGAAAACACGGAACAGGTTCTCAAGACCATTGGCCGCCTCCGCAAACAGGGAATGGCAGTAACCATGGATATTCTGGGGGAAGCCGTGATTACCGAATCGGAGGCCGCCGCCTACTGCGATCGCTACCTAGACCTAATGACCCAGTTGAGTCCGTTGGCGAGCAAGGAAGGCACCAATCCGGTACAGGTCTCCGTGAAGCTGACCGCCTTTTACTCCCAGTTTGATCCCCTAGATGTCCAAGGCTGCCGCGCCAAGGTGGGGGAACCTATCCGCCGACTGCTCCACCGCGCCAAGGAATTGGGGGTGGGGGTTCATTTTGACATGGAGCAGTATGCCTACAAAGACATTACCTTGGCCATTCTCAAAGATATTTTGCTGGAGCCAGAGTTTCGCGATCGCGCCGATGTGGGGATCACGCTACAAGCCTACCTGCGGGATAGTTACAACGATGCTCAAGACCTCGTTCGCTGGGCACAACAGCGCGGCACCCCCGTCACTGTGCGGCTGGTCAAGGGAGCCTACTGGGATCAGGAACTGATTAAGGCGGTACAACACCAGTGGCCGCTACCCGTCTATCAGCACAAGGTTGATACCGATGCCAACTACGAGCGCGTGCTAGAGTACCTACTCAGCCACTACATCGTGGTGCGAACTGCCGTGGCTAGTCACAATGTGCGCTCCCAAGCGCGGGCGATCGCCATTGCCCAGCACCATCACCTACCCGCCAGTGCCATGGAGTGCCAAGTCCTCTACGGGATGGCCGATAAACTCGCGAGAGCCTTGGTGGAGGCCGGACAAACCGTGCGGGTGTATTGTCCCTACGGCGATCTCATTCCTGGCATGGCCTACCTAATCCGCCGCCTGCTAGAAAACACCGCCAACAGCTCCTTCCTGCGGCAGCAGTTGGCAACCACCGAGATCGAGGATCTATTAGCACCCCCGCTTCCCACCGCCGACTTCAGCGCCACCAACGTCTATGTGCACACCGGCAAGACTTCAACCTTTGTCAATGCTGCTAATACTGACTATGCCGTAGCTTCCTTGCGCCATCGCATTGAAGCAGCCCTAGACAATGTCCACCGCCAACTTGGCCAAACCTATTCCCCCATCATTGGGGGTGAGCGGGTGAATACCCTAGAGTACAGCGACTCCCGCAATCCCTCCCACCCCCAGGAAATTGTTGGTCGTGTGGGCGTAGCCACCATTGAAGATGCTGAACACGCCATCCGTGCCGCCAAAGCGGCTCAAAAGCAGTGGCAGCACACACCCGTGAGCGAGCGAGCCGCCATCTTACGGCGCGCAGCAGACTTACTGGAAGCCCAACGCCATGAGTTGGTGGCCTGGATGTGCTACGAAGTGGGTAAAGTCGTCGCAGAAGGCGATGCCGAAGTCTCGGAAGCCGTGGATTTTTGTCGCTACTATGCCGATGAAATGGAGCGCCTCAGCGGTGGCTACGATCGTAACTTTCCGGGAGAAACCAATCATTACCACTATCAAGGGCGGGGGATTGCCGTAGTGATTTCACCGTGGAATTTTCCCTTAGCCATCCCCACTGGGATGACAGTGGCCGCGCTGGTGACAGGCAACTGTACGATCCTCAAACCCGCAGATCCCGCAGCTGTTGTTGCGGCTAAATTAGCGGAGATCCTTATTGCTGCTGGATTCCCTGCGGGCGTGTTTCAGTTTTTACCCGGTCGCGGTGCTGTTGTTGGCCCCTACCTCACTCAGCACCCTGACGTGCATCTGATTGCCTTTACGGGGTCTCAGGAGGTGGGCTGCCGCATTATTGCGGAGGCGGCGCGGTTGCAGCGGGGGCAAACCCATATTAAGCGCGTCATTGCCGAAATGGGGGGCAAAAACGCCATTATTGTTGACGAAAGTGCTGACCTAGATCAAGCCGTAGCGGGGGTCGTGCACTCCGCCTTTGGCTATAGCGGCCAGAAATGCTCCGCCTGCTCGCGGGTGATTGTCCTTGAAGCCATTTACCAGCCCTTTGTGCAACGCCTGATTGAAGCCACCAAATCCTTGAATGCGGGGTCAGCCCATTGGCCTAGTACCCGTGTGGGGCCAGTCATCACTGCTGCGGCTCGCGATCGCATTCAGGAGTATATTGTCAAAGGTCAACAGGAGGCAGACCTTGCCTTCAGTGGCACCGTACCAGAGGAGGGGTATTTTGTGCCTCCCACGATCTTTACCAACGTTCCCCCTACCGCCACGATCGCCCAAGAGGAAATTTTTGGCCCCGTTTTAGCGGTACTGCGTGCCGAAACCTTTGATCAAGCCCTGGAGATTGCCAACACAACCGCCTATGCCCTGACAGGGGGGCTGTATTCGCGCACCCCCTCCCACATCCAAGCGGCAAAAGACCAGTTTGCGGTGGGAAACCTCTACATCAATCGCGGTATCACCGGCGCAATTGTCGATCGCCATCCCTTTGGCGGCTTTAAGCTGTCGGGCATCGGCTCAAAAGCCGGTGGACGTGATTACCTGTTGCAGTTTCTCGAGCCACGGGTGATCACAGAGAACGTCCAACGCCAAGGGTTTGCCCCCATTGCCGGAGTGGATGATTAA
- a CDS encoding class I SAM-dependent methyltransferase, with translation MSDRGCPQLLERITARIDAVGAIPFAEFMALALYDPQWGYYNRPQITIGRRGDFTTASTITVDFGELLTDAFVLMWQALGQPTPFTLLEMGAGDGQFAAAVLTYSQQMHPDFFAALDYAIQEQSPTLQQRQRQWLQPWGDRLRWLSPDTVPDPFIGCIFSNELVDAFPVHRLQWQGTQWQELYVTLNAQGQFQDVLHPLKDDQIHQYFATVGIDPQQQHYSDGYRTEVNLQLIPWLKQVSQCLQRGFVLTIDYGYPAHQYYHPARCEGTLQCYYQHRYHDNPYRFVGTQDITAHVDITALERYGEQFGLHPLYITRQSLFLMALGLGNRLMAQQHTNGNLRQALSRHQSLHHLIDPLGLGGFYVVLQSKQASLRLPELDAVGSRLPL, from the coding sequence ATGAGCGATCGCGGCTGTCCACAACTGCTAGAGCGAATCACCGCACGCATTGATGCAGTCGGTGCCATCCCCTTTGCCGAGTTTATGGCCTTGGCACTGTACGACCCCCAGTGGGGCTACTATAACCGCCCCCAGATCACCATTGGTCGGCGCGGCGACTTTACCACAGCTAGCACGATCACCGTTGACTTTGGGGAACTACTGACCGACGCCTTTGTGCTCATGTGGCAGGCCTTGGGGCAGCCTACCCCTTTTACTCTCCTAGAAATGGGCGCAGGGGACGGGCAGTTTGCCGCCGCTGTTTTGACCTACAGCCAACAGATGCATCCTGATTTTTTTGCTGCCCTTGACTACGCCATTCAGGAGCAGTCACCAACCCTGCAACAGCGGCAACGGCAATGGTTGCAGCCCTGGGGCGATCGCCTCCGCTGGCTCAGCCCTGATACCGTGCCAGATCCCTTCATTGGCTGTATATTCAGCAACGAACTGGTGGATGCCTTCCCCGTCCACCGCCTGCAATGGCAAGGGACTCAGTGGCAGGAACTGTATGTCACCCTAAACGCCCAGGGGCAGTTTCAGGACGTGCTGCACCCCCTCAAGGATGACCAGATTCACCAGTACTTTGCCACCGTGGGGATTGACCCGCAGCAGCAGCACTATAGCGACGGTTATCGAACCGAAGTCAATCTGCAGCTCATTCCATGGCTGAAGCAGGTGAGCCAGTGCCTTCAGCGAGGGTTTGTCCTCACCATTGACTACGGCTATCCTGCCCACCAGTACTACCATCCCGCCCGCTGTGAGGGTACCTTGCAGTGTTACTACCAGCACCGTTACCACGATAACCCCTACCGCTTTGTCGGCACGCAGGACATCACCGCTCATGTGGATATCACTGCGTTAGAGCGTTATGGTGAGCAGTTTGGCCTGCACCCCCTGTACATAACCCGCCAAAGCCTGTTTTTAATGGCATTGGGGCTGGGGAACCGTCTCATGGCACAGCAGCACACCAACGGTAACCTCCGTCAAGCGCTCAGCCGCCATCAATCCTTGCACCATCTCATTGATCCGTTGGGGTTAGGGGGCTTTTACGTAGTATTGCAGAGTAAACAGGCCAGCCTGCGGTTGCCGGAACTGGATGCTGTAGGCTCTAGATTGCCCCTTTAA